A single region of the Epinephelus fuscoguttatus linkage group LG14, E.fuscoguttatus.final_Chr_v1 genome encodes:
- the foxa1 gene encoding hepatocyte nuclear factor 3-alpha: MLGTVKMEGHEAPDWSGYYSEEVYSPMTGGGMGSGLGMGSMSGYMSSSGTTSGSFNMSYSGTGLSPAPVGGMGGPAPTAMSGLGGGVASMGGTLSPSSMSSVSAQQASMGLNPYGGMSPTMSPGMAYGGGGLNRGRDNKAFRRSYPHAKPPYSYISLITMAIQQAPSKMLTLSEIYQWIMDLFPYYRQNQQRWQNSIRHSLSFNDCFVKVSRSPDKPGKGSYWTLHPDSGNMFENGCYLRRQKRFKCEKKMSTKSDGRKEQGGGGGGASPSGDSIKPPGLLDSSSLPSSSQTTSPPGLDLRGGVGGTSDLKVSSSQLLSSLSLPPHSMAHESQLHLKGDPHYSFNHPFSINNLMSSSEQQHKLDLKAYEALQYSSYGAGGASGLGGRTMEPLEASYYQGVYPRPLLNTS, from the coding sequence GTGTATTCTCCAATGACAGGCGGTGGAATGGGTTCTGGTCTCGGGATGGGCTCCATGTCGGGCTACATGTCCAGCAGCGGGACCACGTCAGGCTCCTTCAACATGTCATACAGTGGGACTGGTCTGAGCCCCGCCCCGGTTGGGGGAATGGGTGGCCCAGCCCCAACGGCCATGTCGGGTTTGGGAGGGGGTGTAGCCTCAATGGGCGGGACTCTGAGCCCATCCAGTATGAGCTCGGTGTCAGCCCAACAGGCCTCGATGGGTCTGAACCCGTATGGGGGCATGAGTCCCACCATGAGTCCCGGCATGGCCTACGGTGGTGGCGGGCTGAACCGTGGCCGTGACAACAAGGCATTCCGACGGAGCTACCCGCACGCCAAACCCCCCTACTCGTATATCTCACTGATCACCATGGCGATCCAGCAGGCGCCCAGCAAGATGCTGACGCTGAGCGAGATCTACCAGTGGATCATGGACCTGTTCCCGTATtaccggcagaaccagcagcgctgGCAGAACTCCATTCGGCACTCGCTGTCCTTCAACGACTGCTTCGTTAAGGTGTCGCGCTCGCCGGACAAACCGGGGAAGGGCTCATACTGGACCCTGCACCCGGACTCCGGTAACATGTTCGAGAACGGCTGCTACCTGCGCCGCCAGAAGAGGTTCAAGTGCGAGAAGAAGATGTCGACAAAATCAGACGGCAGGAAGGAgcaggggggaggagggggaggagcaTCTCCCTCTGGGGACTCCATCAAACCTCCAGGACTCCTGGACTCCTCCTCCCTGCCTTCCTCCAGCCAGACGACCTCGCCTCCCGGTCTGGACCTGCGGGGAGGCGTCGGCGGGACCTCGGACCTGAAGGTGTCCAGCTCCCAGCTGCTGTCCTCCCTATCGTTACCCCCCCACTCCATGGCGCATGAGTCCCAGCTGCACCTCAAAGGTGACCCCCACTACTCCTTCAACCACCCGTTCTCCATCAATAATTTAATGTCGTCCTCAGAGCAGcagcacaaactggacctgAAGGCCTACGAGGCGCTGCAGTACTCCTCCTACGGCGCTGGGGGGGCCTCCGGCCTCGGGGGGAGGACCATGGAGCCTTTGGAGGCATCCTACTACCAGGGGGTGTATCCCAGACCGCTCCTCAACACCTCGTAG